The Mucilaginibacter mallensis genome has a segment encoding these proteins:
- the accD gene encoding acetyl-CoA carboxylase, carboxyltransferase subunit beta, which yields MAWFKREIKGIITTTEEKKEAPDGIWNKCPECKKPLHYSEQVENQYVCHYCGYHLRIGSKEYFSILFDNNEFTELYPNLHSGDPLHFEDTKKYEDRLKETMKKTGLKDAIRAGFGKINGQDIVIACMDFNFIGGSMGSVVGEKIARSIDYSIAHKVPFLMISKSGGARMMEAAFSLMQMAKTSAKLALLAQAKVPYISLLTDPTTGGVTASYAMLGDINIAEPGSLIGFAGPRVIKETIKKDLPKGFQTAEFVQEHGFLDFIVDRREMKEKLTSFLKMMAN from the coding sequence ATGGCCTGGTTTAAGCGCGAGATAAAAGGAATAATTACGACCACTGAGGAAAAGAAAGAAGCACCCGACGGCATCTGGAACAAATGCCCGGAATGTAAGAAACCCCTTCACTACTCAGAGCAAGTTGAAAACCAATATGTTTGCCATTATTGCGGTTATCATTTACGCATAGGATCAAAAGAATATTTCTCCATACTTTTTGATAATAACGAGTTTACCGAGTTATACCCAAACCTGCATTCGGGCGATCCGCTGCATTTTGAGGATACCAAAAAATATGAGGACCGGTTAAAGGAAACCATGAAAAAGACCGGCTTAAAGGATGCTATCCGTGCCGGGTTTGGTAAAATAAACGGGCAGGATATTGTAATTGCCTGTATGGATTTTAACTTCATAGGCGGTTCAATGGGATCCGTTGTGGGCGAAAAAATTGCACGTTCTATCGATTACAGTATTGCACATAAGGTTCCTTTCCTGATGATATCAAAATCGGGCGGTGCCCGTATGATGGAAGCTGCATTCTCCTTAATGCAAATGGCTAAAACATCAGCTAAACTGGCATTGCTGGCACAAGCTAAAGTACCTTATATATCGTTACTAACCGACCCTACTACGGGTGGTGTAACTGCATCATATGCCATGTTGGGCGATATTAACATTGCCGAGCCGGGTTCATTAATAGGCTTTGCAGGTCCGCGTGTTATTAAGGAAACAATAAAGAAAGATTTGCCGAAAGGCTTTCAGACTGCCGAATTTGTACAGGAACATGGCTTCCTTGATTTTATAGTCGACCGCAGGGAAATGAAGGAAAAATTAACTTCATTCTTAAAAATGATGGCTAATTAA
- the fbaA gene encoding class II fructose-bisphosphate aldolase, whose protein sequence is MDLKNYKGVLHGDQVQELFEAAKKHKFALPAVNVIGTNTVNAVMETAKAVNSPVIIQLSHGGAQFYAGKSLDNSKLQACILGAVSAAKHVHLLAEHYGVAVIMHTDHAAKKLLPWIDGLLDHGEKFFAETGKPLFSSHMLDLSEESIEENIEISAKYLARMAKLGMTLEIELGVTGGEEDGVDNSDVDSSRLYTQPEDVAYSYEHLLEVSPRFTVAAAFGNVHGVYKPGNVKLQPVILHNSQEYVKNKFSLTAEKPINFVFHGGSGSTPEEIAEAISYGAIKMNIDTDMQWAYWEGIKDYYQAKEGYLQSQIGSPEGEDSPNKKYYDPRVWLRKGEENFVKRLTQAFADLNCIDATSKL, encoded by the coding sequence ATGGACTTGAAAAATTATAAAGGAGTCTTGCACGGAGATCAGGTGCAGGAACTATTTGAAGCAGCTAAAAAGCACAAGTTTGCTTTACCAGCAGTAAACGTTATCGGCACTAACACGGTAAATGCTGTTATGGAAACCGCAAAGGCAGTTAACTCGCCGGTAATTATCCAATTATCACATGGTGGTGCACAGTTTTACGCAGGTAAATCATTGGATAACTCTAAATTGCAAGCATGTATTTTAGGTGCCGTATCTGCAGCTAAACACGTTCACTTATTAGCTGAGCATTATGGTGTTGCAGTAATTATGCACACAGATCATGCTGCAAAAAAATTATTACCATGGATTGACGGTTTGTTAGATCACGGTGAAAAATTCTTTGCTGAAACAGGCAAACCTTTATTTTCATCACACATGCTTGATCTTTCTGAAGAATCAATTGAAGAAAATATCGAGATCTCCGCTAAATACTTAGCCCGTATGGCTAAATTGGGTATGACACTTGAAATTGAATTAGGTGTAACCGGTGGCGAAGAAGACGGCGTTGATAACTCTGATGTTGATAGCTCACGATTATATACTCAACCAGAAGATGTTGCTTACTCATATGAGCATTTATTAGAAGTTAGTCCGCGCTTTACTGTTGCTGCTGCTTTTGGTAACGTACACGGTGTTTACAAGCCAGGTAATGTGAAATTACAACCGGTTATTTTGCATAACTCACAAGAGTATGTAAAAAATAAATTCAGCCTTACTGCTGAAAAACCTATCAACTTTGTATTCCATGGTGGTTCAGGTTCAACTCCTGAGGAAATTGCTGAAGCAATATCTTACGGAGCTATAAAAATGAATATTGATACCGATATGCAGTGGGCATATTGGGAAGGTATAAAAGATTACTACCAGGCAAAAGAAGGTTATTTACAAAGCCAGATTGGTAGCCCAGAAGGCGAAGATTCACCTAACAAAAAATATTACGATCCGCGCGTATGGTTACGCAAAGGCGAAGAGAATTTTGTTAAACGCCTTACCCAGGCATTTGCCGATTTGAATTGCATTGATGCAACCAGCAAATTATAA
- a CDS encoding GNAT family N-acetyltransferase produces the protein MPELKKIQVNKVSDPANLEKVFAIRREVFVGEQNCPPELEYEFEDESTHFLARADGVPAGASRWRKTDKGYKLERFAVLKQFRGTGVGQELVKAVLADLPADADYVYLHSQTQAIPFYERLGFEKSGPEFEEAGIWHYKMIRK, from the coding sequence ATGCCAGAGCTAAAAAAGATACAAGTAAACAAAGTAAGTGACCCCGCCAACCTTGAAAAGGTATTTGCCATAAGACGCGAGGTTTTTGTTGGCGAACAAAACTGCCCTCCCGAACTGGAATATGAGTTTGAAGATGAATCCACGCATTTTTTGGCAAGAGCTGATGGCGTACCCGCAGGTGCATCGCGCTGGCGCAAAACAGATAAAGGCTACAAACTGGAACGCTTCGCCGTATTAAAGCAATTTAGAGGTACAGGCGTAGGGCAGGAATTGGTTAAAGCTGTTCTGGCTGATCTGCCCGCAGATGCTGATTATGTTTATTTGCACTCCCAAACACAGGCTATCCCATTTTATGAAAGGCTGGGTTTTGAAAAATCAGGCCCTGAGTTTGAAGAAGCTGGTATCTGGCATTATAAAATGATCAGGAAATAG
- a CDS encoding c-type cytochrome — protein MKLKVISGICFLLFVLIVSCQSDESIEFKRYYSAGAIVYQGHCQNCHGTNGEGLSALIPPLTDTTYIRENLKSLACNIKYGLKGKINIAGKSFNDAMPAEIDLTPIEIAQAITYITNSFGNKQGTITADQVNEDLSKCSN, from the coding sequence ATGAAACTTAAAGTAATAAGTGGTATTTGTTTCTTATTATTTGTGCTGATAGTTTCATGCCAGAGCGATGAATCAATTGAGTTTAAGCGCTATTATTCGGCGGGCGCTATAGTGTACCAGGGCCATTGCCAAAATTGTCATGGCACTAATGGCGAGGGCTTATCAGCACTGATACCACCACTTACTGATACCACTTATATTAGGGAAAACCTGAAATCTTTAGCCTGTAACATTAAATACGGCCTTAAAGGGAAGATTAATATAGCTGGCAAATCATTTAACGATGCAATGCCTGCGGAAATTGACCTTACCCCTATTGAAATTGCACAGGCTATAACTTATATCACCAACTCATTTGGCAATAAGCAGGGTACTATAACGGCAGACCAGGTTAATGAAGATTTGAGCAAATGCAGCAATTAA
- a CDS encoding SCO family protein, whose translation MRNLTGIIVLVLLFGACKTNNTKKTLPIYGQRTAVTKTVNGQQVTDTDYQTIPVFKFVNQYGDSTGSKDLEGKIYVADFFFTSCPSICPIMQRNMLNVYNEFKSTPDFKIISFTIDPKHDTVPVLKSYADKLGISGNSWWLMLGNRDSVYNLAAKSYLVAVSEDSTVAGGYMHQGYFVLIDKQKRVRGSYDGTDMKQVNQLIDDIKTLQTEPAPAAQ comes from the coding sequence ATGAGAAATCTAACAGGAATTATTGTACTCGTTCTATTATTTGGTGCCTGCAAAACTAATAACACAAAAAAAACATTGCCCATTTACGGGCAGCGTACAGCAGTTACTAAAACAGTGAACGGACAGCAGGTAACTGATACAGATTACCAAACTATACCGGTATTTAAGTTTGTGAATCAATATGGTGATAGCACGGGCAGCAAAGATCTGGAAGGAAAAATATATGTGGCCGATTTCTTTTTCACCTCCTGCCCCTCTATTTGTCCTATAATGCAGCGTAATATGCTGAATGTTTATAACGAGTTTAAGAGTACGCCCGATTTTAAGATCATCTCATTCACCATCGACCCAAAACATGATACTGTACCTGTGCTAAAAAGTTATGCTGATAAATTAGGCATAAGCGGCAATAGCTGGTGGCTGATGTTGGGTAACAGGGACAGCGTTTATAATCTTGCTGCAAAAAGCTACCTGGTTGCTGTTAGTGAGGATAGCACTGTAGCCGGCGGTTATATGCACCAGGGCTATTTTGTTTTGATAGATAAACAAAAACGTGTTCGCGGCTCATATGATGGTACCGATATGAAACAGGTGAATCAATTGATTGACGACATAAAAACCCTGCAGACAGAACCCGCTCCTGCTGCACAATAG